Proteins encoded in a region of the Phoenix dactylifera cultivar Barhee BC4 chromosome 3, palm_55x_up_171113_PBpolish2nd_filt_p, whole genome shotgun sequence genome:
- the LOC103706265 gene encoding gamma carbonic anhydrase 1, mitochondrial, with translation MGTLGKAIYTVGFWIRETGRAIDRLGCRLQGNYYFQEQLSRHRTLMNIFDKVPIVDKDAFVAPSASVIGDVQVGQGSSIWYGCVLRGDVNRIRVGSGTNIQDNSLVHVAKSNLSGKVLPTIIGDNVTIGHSAVLHGCTVEDETFVGMGAVLLDGVVVEKHGMVAAGALVRQNTKIPCGEVWGGNPAKFLRKLTEEEIAFISQSATNYSNLAQVHAAENAKAFDDIELEKVLRKKYARRDEDYDSMLGVVREVPPELILPDNILPNKSPRPSQ, from the exons ATGGGGACGCTGGGGAAGGCGATCTACACCGTCGGATTCTGGATTCGGGAGACCGGCCGGGCCATCGATCGCCTCGGATGCCGCCTCCAGGGCAACTACTACTTCCAAGAACAAC TGTCAAGGCATCGTACACTCATGAATATATTTGACAAAGTGCCCATTGTTGACAAGGATGCATTTGTGGCTCCAAGTGCATCTGTCATTGGTGATGTTCAAGTGGGTCAAGGATCCTCAATTTGGTATGGATGCGTATTGAGAG GTGATGTGAACCGCATCCGTGTGGGATCTGGAACTAATATACAAGATAATTCACTTGTGCATGTAGCAAAGTCTAATTTAAGTGGGAAGGTCTTGCCGACCATTATTGGAGATAATGTTACAATAG GTCATAGTGCTGTCTTACATGGATGCACTGTCGAGGACGAGACTTTTGTTGGTATGGGTGCAGTCCTGCTTGATGGGGTTGTCGTGGAAAAACACGGCATGGTTGCTGCTGGTGCCCTTGTAAGGCAAAATACGAAGATCCCATGCGGAGAG GTATGGGGAGGTAATCCAGCAAAGTTCCTGAGGAAGCTCACAGAAGAAGAGATTGCTTTCATTTCCCAATCAGCAACCAACTATTCCAATTTGGCCCAGGTACATGCTGCTGAGAATGCTAAGGCATTCGATGATATCGAGTTAGAGAAGGTGCTGCGCAAGAAGTATGCTCGCAGGGATGAGGATTATGATTCAATGCTTGGAGTTGTTCGAGAAGTACCACCAGAGCTTATTCTTCCTGACAACATCCTACCCAACAAATCTCCCAGGCCTTCGCAATGA